In the Carassius gibelio isolate Cgi1373 ecotype wild population from Czech Republic chromosome A2, carGib1.2-hapl.c, whole genome shotgun sequence genome, one interval contains:
- the LOC128025258 gene encoding alpha-2-HS-glycoprotein, with product MQLCATLTVVGLLVMGSRAQGVMPSVSFPPCDSPEAEAAALVAQDFLNAQHTHGYKYALNQIEEIKIVSMPLQADTYHLELDFLETTCHVLDPTPVSLCPVREKVNTAVEADCDFVLANTTQGLSVVAFKCKTETESNECLGCPQLVRLNDTDGLQLIASSLDYFNKNNTLNTKFALLEIGRITSQIVSGGRRYFAEYAIIGTNCTSQDDDICIPQNHNVAIHGLCLAEGSAKLNDVDCKIFGPTQAVDPASNATVQVQKLLHAHTFGPQQNPSIHSLKHHKLTAIHDPSASGLLSAESSESAESVEVVPKLAAVVKREVPATEGPAVDAAASEKTPVLLKPVFLAPICPGKNKHF from the exons ATGCAGCTCTGTGCTACGCTCACTGTTGTCGGGCTCCTGGTAATGGGGTCACGGGCGCAGGGGGTTATGCCCAGCGTTAGCTTCCCTCCCTGCGATTCCCCGGAGGCTGAAGCAGCTGCTCTGGTGGCACAGGATTTCCTCAATGCTCAACACACACACGGTTACAAATATGCCCTCAATCAAATTGAGGAAATCAAGATCGTCTCCATG CCACTTCAAGCGGATACGTATCATCTGGAGTTGGATTTTCTGGAAACTACGTGTCATGTCTTGGATCCAACGCCAGTGAGCCTTTGTCCAGTCAGAGAAAAAGTTAATACG GCAGTTGAGGCAGATTGTGATTTTGTACTTGCAAATACAACTCAAGGTCTGTCTGTTGTGGCATTCAAGTGTAAAACTGAGACGG AATCAAATGAATGCTTAGGCTGCCCTCAACTCGTTCGTTTAAATGACACCGATGGCCTCCAACTCATTGCATCCTCTTTagattatttcaataaaaataatactctaaACACAAAGTTTGCACTCCTTGAAATTGGACGCATAACATCCCAG attgtcAGTGGTGGACGTCGGTACTTTGCAGAATATGCCATTATTGGGACAAACTGCACAAGTCAAGATGATGATATATGCATTCCTCAGAATCACAATGTTGCT ATCCATGGCCTCTGTCTAGCTGAAGGTTCTGCCAAACTGAATGATGTTGACTGCAAAATCTTTGGCCCA ACCCAAGCTGTGGATCCAGCAAGCAACGCCACAGTGCAAGTCCAAAAACTTCTGCATGCACACACCTTTGGACCTCAGCAGAACCCTTCCATCCACAGCCTCAAACATCACAAGCTGACAGCAATCCATGACCCCTCGGCCAGCGGCCTGCTCTCGGCAGAATCCTCTGAATCAGCCGAATCAGTCGAGGTGGTGCCAAAGCTAGCTGCTGTTGTAAAGAGGGAGGTCCCTGCAACAGAAGGGCCAGCAGTAGATGCAGCAGCGTCAGAAAAAACACCTGTTCTTTTAAAGCCGGTTTTCCTCGCTCCAATTTGTCcaggaaaaaataaacatttctga